In Bacillus weihaiensis, the genomic stretch ATGTTTCCTTAAAAGGAAAAAGACCATCCTTGAAAAATATTGATTTAGTGGAATTTATTCCAAAAGAACTCCACAAAGGTTGGATGACAGCAACTTATGAAGGCATTTCAATAAGAAGTAAAGCAGTCAATCCCAGGATAAAAGCAGTTGAAGAAAAATTATGGAATGCAGCAAATGAAAAATTAATAAAGATGGAAGATTCATTTTTCGAAAAGGAAGTAATTACTGTGAATCCCAAATTAGAGAAGGTACTCTTTTGCAGCTGTTGTAAAAATCAACTTAGTTCGAAACAAGGTTATTATTTTTGCCCAAATCACAAATCGGGTTTAAGAATCAGTGTAGAACTGCTAGATAACCAGATTATAAAAGCCGTTCACTCTCGAATTAGTTCTCATGTTGCAAAAAATAAAGCCGAAATCGTTGCTTATGTTACAAAAGAACTAATAACACCATTAGAAATCGCCTGCCTAGAAAATGAAAAAGCTATAGAAAATGCACAAGGTATGTTACAAAAAATGACCAGTGTATGTATTGCCAACCCTTCGAAATACAAAACAGGTGAAGAAAAGAAAAAATTCCTTAAGCCGTATGTTGACGGATATAAGGAGTGCTTTCAGAATTTAAAATTAACAAAAATAAAGTTAGAAGAAAACCGTGAACGAATTTTTCTTTCATTAAATAAAATGCTCCCAGTTCCAACCATACAATCCCTTTCTAACTATAAACAAAAAGAGTTATTACGCTTTTACATTGAAAGAATTGAGGTGGATACAGATTTACATGTGAAAATAATCTACAGAACAGACATGAGAATGAATAGGGAGGAAAGCAATTGTCGAATAAGGAAATGAGCATCGAAGAAAGATTGCTTAATGCCAAGAAAATAGCAACTTATCTGCGGGTATCTCAAGAGAGTCAAGAATATTCACGCCAAAATGATATCATTTTACAGTATTTGAAAAATGTTGGAGAAGATGTTGAAACACTAGACTTTAAAGATAAAATCTCAGCAACAAAAAAGCCATTCACCAAAAGACCTGATTTAGCTGAACTCCTAGAAGAGGCTCAGGAAAAAAATATTGATGCCGTTGTTGTATCTGATTTGGACCGGCTTTCTCGTCAACCAAAAGAGCATGATGTTCTTCGTAAGTTATTTCAAAAATTGGATATCCCCGTTATTATTGCTTCTAAAAATCAACTATACACATCAGATGATATCATTCGAAATATTATTGAAGCGGGATTAAGTAAGCTCGAAACGGATAATATGTCGGTACGGATTCGAAGTGCATTAAATGAGAAAATGAAAAGCGGAAGATGGAGAGGAGGGAAAGTGCCATATGGTTTTTCATTAGAAGAAACTGCTGGAGAAAAAAGCCTTGAATTTATCGATGGAGAGATTCAAATCGTAAAACAAATCTTTGAATGGTACAGCACGAGTGGAACTTTTAACAGTATCGCCAAAAGATTAAATGAATTGTACGGCGGTTATACCTCTATAAGCCAGGAGCAGAAAAAATGGACACCGAATAAGGTAAAATACATTGTTACAAATCCTATTTATATGGGCGCATATGTATATCATCGCTTTCCAAATGAGGGAGGTTATGTATTTAAGGACAGAAGTGAATGGACAGAAGCTACAGGAACGAATGTCATTAATAATTCACCGATTTCAAAAGAGCTGTGGGAACGGTGTTGGCAAAAATACACTAAATTGAAATCGAGTGCACCGAAGTATTTAAATACCTCATTTTATTTT encodes the following:
- a CDS encoding recombinase family protein, which translates into the protein MKQKTSIPYQINTCKDYAEKQDWMVHEVFNEGEKSARSSELEERKEISRLMKEVKSGFIERIIVFKRDRISRRADQYMEFVELLRAHKVSMHFAGDNEPQMFDGVVGDFIELLFGAISEHEGNNITQRLIQSRIAKVREGEWGGGRPPKFYHIKEINTDGEIEKKLMITNENKEKIKEIYEFVANSDFKTVKEANVSLKGKRPSLKNIDLVEFIPKELHKGWMTATYEGISIRSKAVNPRIKAVEEKLWNAANEKLIKMEDSFFEKEVITVNPKLEKVLFCSCCKNQLSSKQGYYFCPNHKSGLRISVELLDNQIIKAVHSRISSHVAKNKAEIVAYVTKELITPLEIACLENEKAIENAQGMLQKMTSVCIANPSKYKTGEEKKKFLKPYVDGYKECFQNLKLTKIKLEENRERIFLSLNKMLPVPTIQSLSNYKQKELLRFYIERIEVDTDLHVKIIYRTDMRMNREESNCRIRK
- a CDS encoding recombinase family protein — protein: MSNKEMSIEERLLNAKKIATYLRVSQESQEYSRQNDIILQYLKNVGEDVETLDFKDKISATKKPFTKRPDLAELLEEAQEKNIDAVVVSDLDRLSRQPKEHDVLRKLFQKLDIPVIIASKNQLYTSDDIIRNIIEAGLSKLETDNMSVRIRSALNEKMKSGRWRGGKVPYGFSLEETAGEKSLEFIDGEIQIVKQIFEWYSTSGTFNSIAKRLNELYGGYTSISQEQKKWTPNKVKYIVTNPIYMGAYVYHRFPNEGGYVFKDRSEWTEATGTNVINNSPISKELWERCWQKYTKLKSSAPKYLNTSFYFKGILKCMCPACNGASFSTKDQRSKGRGSRWYISPCKKKVRADKLDEEFDKYWSWLQEKSDKLFQEEVRILLLEELHSLQATKDNNDIMYSEKMALLKEIKSEVKEITEECKMGIEEFVKHENEVLIALIVTQQQLENQLAQLEQENKKFDFSIKKLEAVLAEPANNTFDKSLLPESFDKLSHADKRSIVLMTVKECKYTIDNEKNGKIEFAFHFPFKNYFEK